The Streptomyces sp. NBC_01439 genome contains the following window.
ATCACGACGGGCACGGCCGTCACGAGCAGCACGGTCAGGGCCACCGCCGCGCTCCGTCCGGGCCCCGGTCCGCGGCCGGCGAGGTAGGCGCTGACCACCGCCGCCGTCCCCCACCACGGGTCGGTCACGCTCGCGCCGACGGCGGCGACCGCCGCGGTGAACAGCGCGGCGGACACGACCGGTTGCGGGACCCGGGGCACGATGATCATTGATCTCACGCACCCGACCCTACGGAACTCCCCCGGACCGGCGGCACTGCCGAAGGTCTACCTTCGGACCCCATCGGTCCGGACAGCTGGTCGCCGCCGGGTCGCCGCGGCCCTCGGCGGGCCGAGCCGGGGCGGGATCGGCGATCGGCGATGGCGATGGCGATGGCGATCGGCTCCGCGGAAAGGCCCGGTGGGCGTACCGGTGGGCGGGCCCGGCCGTACCGGCGTCGGGGTCCCGACCGCGTAGGCTCGGCGGATGGCGAAATACTTCGACGTACACCCCGAGAATCCCCAGCGACGCACCATCGACAACGTGGTCGACATGATCCGCGGCGGGAAGCTCGTCGCATACCCGACCGACTCCTGCTTCGCGCTGGGCTGCCAGCTCGGCAACCGCGACGGCATCAGCCGGATCCGGTCGATCCGGAACCTGGACGACCGTCACCACTTCACCCTCGTGTGCCAGAACTTCGCGCAGCTGGGCCGGTTCGTGCAGATCGACAACGACGTGTTCCGCGCCATCAAGGCGGCGACTCCCGGCAGTTACACCTTCATCCTCCCCGCGACCTCGGAGGTGCCGCGCCAGCTGCTGCACCCGAAGAAGAAGACGGTCGGGGTCCGGATCCCCGACCACGTCGTCACGCAGGCCCTGCTCGCCGAACTCGGCGAGCCGCTGCTCTCCAGCACCCTGCTGCTGCCCGACGAGGCCGAGCCGATGACCCAGGGTTGGGAGATCAAGGAGCGGCTCGACCACGAGGTGGACGCCGTACTGGACTCGGGTGACTGCGGCACCGAGCCGACCACCGTGATCGACTTCTCCGGTGGTGAGGTCGAGATCGTGCGCCGGGGCGCGGGCGACACCACCCGGTTCGAGTAGCCGCACCGGGCCCGCGGCCCCGACCCCCGGTCACCGCCCGGCCCCGGGGCGCAGGTCCGAGTAGATCCCCAAGTACCGGTACGTGCCGGATTCGACCTGGTAGAGGTGGCCGGTACCGCCTCTGGTCAGCACGTGCGAGTTGGAGTCGAAGGACAGTCGCTTGGCCAGGCCTCCGTGGGCCGTCCGGAAGATCCGGCGGGTCACGCCCGCCCGGTCCCGCCCCTCTACCCCCAGGCCGGTCAGGGTCTCGGCGAGCAGTCCCACGGCGTCGTACGCCTCGGTGGCCCAGCGGGCGGGCGGTTGCCCGTACGCGGCACGGTGGGCGGCGACGAACTCGGCGGCGGCGGGGACGGCGAGCGGGTCGGTGAACAGGGCGGCGAACACCCAGCCGTCGGCGGCCGGACCGGCCTCCGTCAGGAAGGCCGGTTCCATGGCGTGCTGGAGGCCCATCCGCCGGCCCTGGAACCCGCCCTCGGTCAGGGCACGGGCCATCCGGGCCGCGCGCTGCGGTGAGGTGCCGGCGTAGACGACGGCCTCGGCCCCGGCCTCGGTCAGCGCGCGTGCGGCGCCGGCGAAGTCGGAGCTGCCCGCCGGGATCCGGTGGACGCTGAGCGTGCCCTGCGACGGCGGTGTCTGTTGCAGGTACTGGATGACCGGGAAGACGGGCTCGCTACCCTCCACGTCCTCGACCAGGCCCGTACGGTGGACGAGCCGGATCCGGCTGAGGTAGTCGATCACCGGGAGGGCGAGCTGGTCGCCGGCCGGGCGGGTGGCCACCACCGTGCGCCATGTCTCCCGGGTGAGGGCGGTCTCGGGGCTGTCTGCGGATACCAGCAGCAGGGCGAGATCGGCCGCGCCGCAGGCGACGGCCAGTTCGGGCACGGGGGCGTCCCAGGTGGGTCCGGTGAGCGCGACCACTGCGGGGTCGGCGGCGAGCTCCTTGACCACTTGCGTGGCGCGGGTGGCGTCCCCGCCGTCGTCGGCGATGCGCAGGGCCAGCCGGAACGGGGCGTCCGACCGGCTGTTGTGCCGCTCCACGGCGAGCTTCATGCCGCGCTCGTGGGCCTGGCCGGTCTCCTTGCCGGGCCCGGTCAGGTCGGCCTGGAGGGCGAGGGTGTGGGTGGCGAGCGCGCGGGCGGGCGGTGGTGTTCTGCCGCGGGCCCGGCCGCGGGTGGTGAACCAGGCGACCGGCGCGCCGATGACGGCCAGACCCGCGCCGGCGCCGAGCAACCGTCTGCGCGTGAGGCCCCGGACGGCCGCCTCCGGCGCATCGATCCGTGTCGGTTCCGGGGCGGGCATGTCCAGGGCCCTGGTGGAGCGTTCGGCGATCAGGCGGGGCAGCGGGGGCGGCAGCCAGTCCTCGCCGTCCGGGCCGGGGAGGTCCGCTCCGAGTACGGCGTCCAGCTCGTCCGGGGTCGGCCGGGCCGCCGGGTCCTTCGCCAGGCAGGCCAGCACCGTGTCGAGCAACTCCGTTGGCAGTCCGGAGAGATCGGGCTCGTCGTGCACCGTACGGTAGACCACCGCGGCCGCGTGTCCGCCGCCGAAGGGACCGTGCCCGGTCGCCGCGTACGCCAGGACGCAGCCGAGGGAGAACACGTCGCTCGGGGCGCCCGCTACGGCGCCGTCCGTGCGGGCCTGCTCCGGTGCCAGGTATCCCGGGGTGCCGAGGACCGCGTCCACGGCGGTCAGCGTGACCGCGCCCTCGGCGCGCGCGATCCCGAAGTCGATCAGCCGGGGCCCGTCCGGGGCGAGCAGGATGTTGCCCGGTTTGACGTCGCGGTGGACGAGTCCGGCGGCGTGCACCTGCGCGAGTGCCTCGGCGAGCCGCGCGCCCAGGGTGCGCACGGCCCGGACGGGCAGCGGACCGTACCCGCCCACGGCCTCGGCCAGAGAGGGACCGGGGACGTAGGGGGTGGCCAGCCAGGGCTCGCGCGCCTGCGGGTCGGCGGCGACGACCGGGACCACCCAGCGCCCGGTCAGCTGCCCGGCGGCCTCCACCTCGCGCCGGAACCGGGCGCGGAAGTCCGGGTTCGCGGCGTGGTCGGCGCGGATGACCTTGACGGCAACCAGGGTTCCAGCGGCGGAGCGGGCGAGGTACACGGTGCCCATGCCGCCCGAACCGAGGCGTCCCAGCAGCCGGTTGCCGCCGATCGCGGCCGGATCGGCGGGGGTGAGCGGGCGCATCCGGGGTTATCCCGGCGCGGGCTGGACGGCCGGGCCGACGTAGCGCATCCGGCCCCCTTCCACCTGGTGCGTGAAGTAGACGTTGCCCTTGACCTGGCGTCGCTCGTCAAAGGCGTATTCCTTGGTCAGGCCCCGGAAGGTGCCCTGGGTGAGCGCGGTGAGCAGCGCGGAACGGGTCGGGCGCGTGCCGCCCGCGGCGGCGGTGACCAGCCGGTCGATGATCAGTCGGGTGGCGTCGAAGGCTTCGGCGGTCCAGATGTCGGGGGCGGATCCGTACGCCGCCCGGTGCGCCCGGGTCACCTCCGCGACCTCGGGGGCCTCCGGGCCGGTGTACGGGGTGAAGAACTGCCAGCCTTCGGCCGCCCGGCCGGCGGCGCCGAGGAACTCGGGGCCGGCGATGGTGTAGTCGGCCGCCCGGGAACCCTTGAAACCGGCGGCGGCCAGCAGCCCGGCGACCTTGGCCCCGCCGGCCGGGGTGCCGGTGTAGAAGAAGCCGTCGATGCCGTGGGCGAGCAGATCGGTGACCACCGGGGCGAAATCGGTGACTCCGCGCGGCACGACGCGCCCGTAGTAGGTGGCCTCGGGTGCGAAGGCGCCGATGGTGCGGCTGATCAGTTGGACCGCCTGCAAGGTGTCCGTGTCCCCGGCGCGGTCGCTGAGGATGCCCATCCGCCGGACGCCCTGCCGGCCGGCGAGTTGCAAGTTGACGAAGGCGGCCTGGCCGGAGGAGATCGGGCAGCTCTGGAAGAAGCTGCGCCGGTCGGTGATGCTGAAGGTCGTCGCCAGGGCGGAGACGGTCACCAGGGGGACGGAGCTCTCGCCGTAGAGCTCCAGGCACGGGATCACGGAGTCGTTGCCGGTGGGGCCGACCACGGCGAACAGGTCACGGTTGGCGATGAGTCCGGTGGCGACGGCCGCCGAGCGGTCCGCCTTCCCGCCGTCGTCGGCGGTGGCGACGGTGAGCGTGAAGGGCTTTTCCTTCCGGGAGTTGAAGGCGTCGACGGCGAGCCGCACCCCGCGCTCCTGGGCCTGTCCGGCGGCCTTCTGCGGGCCGGAGAGGTCGGCGTGCACACCGATCACCCACTGCCGCGGGGCGTCCGCGGCCGGGGTGCCGGGCTCGTCCTGGTCGCGCAGCGCCAGCCAGGCGGCCAGGCCGCCGCCGGCCGCGAGGACGGCGCCGCCGGAGGCGAGGGCGAGGAACCGCCTGCGGGTGGGCGCCGGCGCGGCCGTGCCGGGCGCGGGGGCGGCGTCCGGGTCGGCGACGGTCTCGTCGATGCCGGGCAGGGCGAGCAGTGCGGC
Protein-coding sequences here:
- a CDS encoding L-threonylcarbamoyladenylate synthase, which encodes MAKYFDVHPENPQRRTIDNVVDMIRGGKLVAYPTDSCFALGCQLGNRDGISRIRSIRNLDDRHHFTLVCQNFAQLGRFVQIDNDVFRAIKAATPGSYTFILPATSEVPRQLLHPKKKTVGVRIPDHVVTQALLAELGEPLLSSTLLLPDEAEPMTQGWEIKERLDHEVDAVLDSGDCGTEPTTVIDFSGGEVEIVRRGAGDTTRFE
- a CDS encoding bifunctional serine/threonine-protein kinase/ABC transporter substrate-binding protein; protein product: MRPLTPADPAAIGGNRLLGRLGSGGMGTVYLARSAAGTLVAVKVIRADHAANPDFRARFRREVEAAGQLTGRWVVPVVAADPQAREPWLATPYVPGPSLAEAVGGYGPLPVRAVRTLGARLAEALAQVHAAGLVHRDVKPGNILLAPDGPRLIDFGIARAEGAVTLTAVDAVLGTPGYLAPEQARTDGAVAGAPSDVFSLGCVLAYAATGHGPFGGGHAAAVVYRTVHDEPDLSGLPTELLDTVLACLAKDPAARPTPDELDAVLGADLPGPDGEDWLPPPLPRLIAERSTRALDMPAPEPTRIDAPEAAVRGLTRRRLLGAGAGLAVIGAPVAWFTTRGRARGRTPPPARALATHTLALQADLTGPGKETGQAHERGMKLAVERHNSRSDAPFRLALRIADDGGDATRATQVVKELAADPAVVALTGPTWDAPVPELAVACGAADLALLLVSADSPETALTRETWRTVVATRPAGDQLALPVIDYLSRIRLVHRTGLVEDVEGSEPVFPVIQYLQQTPPSQGTLSVHRIPAGSSDFAGAARALTEAGAEAVVYAGTSPQRAARMARALTEGGFQGRRMGLQHAMEPAFLTEAGPAADGWVFAALFTDPLAVPAAAEFVAAHRAAYGQPPARWATEAYDAVGLLAETLTGLGVEGRDRAGVTRRIFRTAHGGLAKRLSFDSNSHVLTRGGTGHLYQVESGTYRYLGIYSDLRPGAGR
- a CDS encoding bifunctional serine/threonine-protein kinase/ABC transporter substrate-binding protein; translated protein: MEPLHPSDPSRIGGHRLLGRLGAGGMGVVYLGRTDDGALAAVKVIRAEYAEEADFRARFRREAEIAAEVDSPWAVRITGADPDATEPWLATSFVAGPSLAEAVGAHGPLPLRAVRILGKAMARALAVMHEQGLVHRDVKPGNVLLGMDRPRLIDFGIARGGEHTALTSAGAVLGTPGFLPPEQAEGRPAEPAGDVFSLGCLLAYAATGRLPFGTGTVDAVLYRTVHDEPDFGPEVLADPELTALLRTCVAKHPDIRPGVRELDAALTEDTPGEGTDWLPDPVVATIAERAAALLALPGIDETVADPDAAPAPGTAAPAPTRRRFLALASGGAVLAAGGGLAAWLALRDQDEPGTPAADAPRQWVIGVHADLSGPQKAAGQAQERGVRLAVDAFNSRKEKPFTLTVATADDGGKADRSAAVATGLIANRDLFAVVGPTGNDSVIPCLELYGESSVPLVTVSALATTFSITDRRSFFQSCPISSGQAAFVNLQLAGRQGVRRMGILSDRAGDTDTLQAVQLISRTIGAFAPEATYYGRVVPRGVTDFAPVVTDLLAHGIDGFFYTGTPAGGAKVAGLLAAAGFKGSRAADYTIAGPEFLGAAGRAAEGWQFFTPYTGPEAPEVAEVTRAHRAAYGSAPDIWTAEAFDATRLIIDRLVTAAAGGTRPTRSALLTALTQGTFRGLTKEYAFDERRQVKGNVYFTHQVEGGRMRYVGPAVQPAPG